TTGCGCCCGGACAGCGACGGGTCAGTTCCCGGGGGAACTTTGTTCGGTCGCCACCACTTTCCGGACGTGCCACGCTACGAGCGCTCGGTCCGGGTCGCGGCGGACTTCGAAGACGTCTGGGAGTTCCACTCGCGGGGCGAGGGGCTGGTCGCGCTGACCCCCGACTGGTTCGATCTGCGGATCGAGGCGACCTACGGGCCCGACGGCGACCCCGATCCGGAAGTGCTCGAGGAGGGCGCGGTGATCCACTCGTCGGTGCGGCCGTTCGGCGTCGGCCCGCGCCAGCGGTGGACCTCGGAGATCGTCGAGCGCCGGCGGGAGGACGGCCGGGCGCTGTTCCGCGACCGGATGGTCGACGGGCCGTTCCCCCGCTGGGAGCACACCCACCGGTTCGTCGAGGAGGGCACGGGCACGCGAGTGGAGGACCGCGTCGAGTACGAACTCCCCGGTGGCCCGGTCGGACGGGCCCTCGGCCCCCTCGGCGTCGTGGGCTTCGAGCCGATGTTCCGGTACCGCCACCGGCGGACGCGAGACCTCCTGGAGTGAGAGTCACGCGGCCACCACGACTGTTCGGACCGGCGCGTCGTCACCCGGTTCGGTGCGTGTTACCACCCTCTTTTTGATCGATGCTTTCGTACCGGATGACATGACGGACGTCCTGGTCGTCGGCGGCGGTCCCGCCGGCCTCAGCGCGGCACTGTTCACGGCGAAAAACGGTCTCGACACCGTCGTCTTCGACGCGGACGAGACCTGGATGCACAAGGCCTACCTGGTCAACTACCTCGGAATCGAGGAGATCGACGGGACGGAGTTCATGGAGGTGGCCCGCGACCAGGTTGAGGAGTTCGACCCCGAGATGCGCGACGCCGAGGTGACCGGCGTGGAGTCGACCGACGACGGGTTCCGCGTCACGACGGACGGCGACGAGACGGAGGAGGGCCGCTACCTGATCCTGGCGACCGGCGCGAACCGGGACCTCGCGGAGGACCTGGGCTGTGAGTTCGACGGCGACGTTGTCGACGTGAACGTCTCGATGGAGACCAGCGTCGACGACGCCTACGCCACCGGGGGAATGGTCCGCGACCAGGAGTGGCAGGCGATCATCTCCGCCGGCGACGGTGGGGCCGCGGCGCTGGACCTCCTCTCGAAGGAGGAGGGCGAGCACTTCCACGACTTCGACGTGCCGGACGACTTCGAGTAGACTCGCCGAATCGGCGGCCCTTTTGCCGTCGCGTCCCCGTCACCGTCCGTGACGGAGCCACGCGTCAGCCCGCGCGTCGCCCTCGGGGTCGCCGTCCTCGCCGTCTCGACGAGCGCGATTCTCGTCCGGTGGAGCGAGGCGCCCTCGGCCGTCGCCGCCTTCTACCGGGTGCTGTTCACGACGGTGCTCGTGGCGCCCGCGGCGACGCTGCGGCGGCCGGGCTGGCACCGCCGCCTCTCGGGGCGACGATTCGCCGCGGCGACGCTGGCCGGCCTGGCGCTCGCGGTCCACTTCGCGGCGTGGTTCGAGAGCCTGTCCTGGACCAGCGTCGCCGCCAGCGTCACGCTCGTTCAGGCACAGCCCCTCTTCGTCGTCGCGGGCGCCGCGCTCGTGCTCGACGAGCGGGTCACTCGGTGGACCGTCGCCGGCGTCGCCGTCGCGCTCGCCGGGACGGTCGCGATGTCGCTGGGCGACCTGCTGTCCGGTGGCGCGGTGGGCCCCCGGCCGCTGTACGGGAACGGGCTGGCGCTGCTGGGCGCCGTGGCAGCGGCGGCCTACGTCCTCGCCGGCCGCTCGCTGCGCCAGCGCCTGCCGCTGCTCCCCTACGTCACCGTCGTCTACGCGGTTGCGGCGGCCGGCCTGCTTGCCGTCGTCCTGGCGAGCGGCCACCGACTCGCGGGCTACGCCGCGCGGGAGTGGGTGCTCTTCGCGGGCATGGCCGTCGGGCCCGGGATACTGGGGCACACGCTGGTCAACTGGTCGCTCGCGCACGTCCGGTCCAGCCTCGTGAGCGTGACGCTGCTGGGCGAGCCCGTCGGGAGCGCGTTGCTGGCGCTGGTCCTGCTGTCGGAGGTGCCGGGAGTCTGGACCGTCGCCGGCGGCGCCGTCGTGCTCGTCGGCATCGTCGTGACTGCGTCCAGCCGAACTGCGTGAGGCTGGGCTCGAAAGGCGAGCGTAGCGAGCCTTTCGGCGCGGAGCCGGCCGCAGTCGGGCGGCTGAGACGGCTCAGCTCGCCCGCTTCTCGATCTCGCCGCGGAGCGTCGCGGCGTCGAAGTCGTGGTCCGGTCGGATGTTGACGAAGTCGAGGAACTCCTCGGCGGACAGCAACTCCTCGGGCGAGTAGTGCTCCGCCGCCGCGTCGACGGCCGCCTTCGCCCCGACGATCGGCGTCAGCGCCCCCAGCGCACAGGCGAGGTCGTACGAGCGGGCGTCCTCGATGCCGTCCTCGCGGACGTTGGTCGCGTCGATGAAGTACAGTTCGCCGCCGGCGACGAGGACGTTCTCGCTGCGGAAGTCGCCGTGAGCGATGCCGGCGTCGTGCATCCGCCGGAGGTAGTCGAAGACTGTCGGTGCGTGGGCGGCGACCGCGCTGGGCGGGAGGTCGTCGAGCGTCTCGAAGTCGTCCAGATACTCCAGCACGAGTACGCCCAGCTCCTCGTACTCGAAGGCCTCGACTGGCTCCGGAGTCCTGACGCCGATCTCGCGCATCGACGCCAGCGCCTCCAGTTCGTGCTCGGCCATCTGGTAGGGCGTGCCGAAGTGCTCGAAGAAGCCCTCCCGGCCGGAGGAGAAGGCCCCGAGGTTCCGCCCGGCCGTCAGCAGCGCGTGGACCAGCGAGTTCTGCGGCGTGACGACCTTGATGAACCACCGGTCGTCGACGGACATCGGCGTCGAGAGCCAGTTGTCGGCGTCGAGGAATACCACGTGGGCGCGTTCCTCGCCGTAGCGGTCCAGCACCTCCGCGACGACGCCCTCCAGCGTTTCCCAGGGTACGCGCCCACGAAGCAGTCGACGAAACGCCATCCGCTAGACGGACGAGCGGGTCACTCATAGGAGTTCGGTACCGCGGCGGAGCGGTACGGTCGGCGCAGCGACTCCCGCCCGGCCTACTCCCGCGCCTTCAGGTTGTGGACGGGCTCCAGCCAGTCGACGACCTCGGCGGTCGGTTCGACGGCCTCGGCGATGGCCTCGGCGGGCTTGTACGCCATCGGGGCCTCGTCGCGGACGGACTCGACGACGGACTCGGAGTAGACGCCGTCCATGGCGTCCTCGAAGGCGTCCATGTCGACGGTCTCGTGGGCCTCGCGGCGGCCCATGGTGCGACCGGCGCCGTGCGGGGCCG
This genomic interval from Halomicrobium urmianum contains the following:
- a CDS encoding SRPBCC family protein, with product MPRYERSVRVAADFEDVWEFHSRGEGLVALTPDWFDLRIEATYGPDGDPDPEVLEEGAVIHSSVRPFGVGPRQRWTSEIVERRREDGRALFRDRMVDGPFPRWEHTHRFVEEGTGTRVEDRVEYELPGGPVGRALGPLGVVGFEPMFRYRHRRTRDLLE
- a CDS encoding NAD(P)/FAD-dependent oxidoreductase produces the protein MTDVLVVGGGPAGLSAALFTAKNGLDTVVFDADETWMHKAYLVNYLGIEEIDGTEFMEVARDQVEEFDPEMRDAEVTGVESTDDGFRVTTDGDETEEGRYLILATGANRDLAEDLGCEFDGDVVDVNVSMETSVDDAYATGGMVRDQEWQAIISAGDGGAAALDLLSKEEGEHFHDFDVPDDFE
- a CDS encoding DMT family transporter → MTEPRVSPRVALGVAVLAVSTSAILVRWSEAPSAVAAFYRVLFTTVLVAPAATLRRPGWHRRLSGRRFAAATLAGLALAVHFAAWFESLSWTSVAASVTLVQAQPLFVVAGAALVLDERVTRWTVAGVAVALAGTVAMSLGDLLSGGAVGPRPLYGNGLALLGAVAAAAYVLAGRSLRQRLPLLPYVTVVYAVAAAGLLAVVLASGHRLAGYAAREWVLFAGMAVGPGILGHTLVNWSLAHVRSSLVSVTLLGEPVGSALLALVLLSEVPGVWTVAGGAVVLVGIVVTASSRTA
- a CDS encoding RIO1 family regulatory kinase/ATPase domain-containing protein → MAFRRLLRGRVPWETLEGVVAEVLDRYGEERAHVVFLDADNWLSTPMSVDDRWFIKVVTPQNSLVHALLTAGRNLGAFSSGREGFFEHFGTPYQMAEHELEALASMREIGVRTPEPVEAFEYEELGVLVLEYLDDFETLDDLPPSAVAAHAPTVFDYLRRMHDAGIAHGDFRSENVLVAGGELYFIDATNVREDGIEDARSYDLACALGALTPIVGAKAAVDAAAEHYSPEELLSAEEFLDFVNIRPDHDFDAATLRGEIEKRAS